Proteins from a genomic interval of Bdellovibrio sp. GT3:
- the hisS gene encoding histidine--tRNA ligase: protein MSKISVLPPSGFRDFTPEESAARNFLIERISEIYLSHGFQAIAMPFLENLATLEGKGGGAGNEKLIFKVLKRGEALTRSLEAGAANLADMGMRFDLTLPLARYYSRFKQQLPKPFKVFQIGPVWRADSPQKGRYREFYQCDVDILGSREIGAEADCMAAILKVFSSLQVENVELHLNDRRLLAALKDSDLSEAQWAEALVTLDKLDKVERAGVEEELTAKFGRVPEGIRLVLDGASLEKLMTIESESVSSLKSLVEVLTAAIPGAKVQFNPSLVRGQDYYTGTIFELRHPDLSGSLGGGGRYNRLLEVFGGEEVPAFGGSIGFERLFLLLQEKADKLNVSSTPHVFLPLFSAEMRAPLMKLALEMRAAGLRVDIYPDAAKLKNQFKYADDRKIPYTVIIGGDELASGVVKLKSMAERSEEAVPVNELVHRLVQLSLKSK, encoded by the coding sequence CATGGCTTCCAGGCGATTGCCATGCCATTTCTTGAGAATCTGGCAACACTCGAAGGTAAGGGTGGGGGCGCTGGAAATGAAAAACTCATTTTCAAAGTTCTAAAAAGAGGCGAGGCTTTGACCCGCTCTCTTGAAGCTGGTGCAGCAAATCTTGCCGATATGGGCATGAGATTCGATTTAACTTTGCCCTTGGCCAGATATTATTCTCGTTTCAAGCAGCAGTTGCCAAAGCCATTTAAAGTTTTTCAGATCGGTCCCGTCTGGCGTGCCGACAGCCCACAAAAAGGCCGCTATCGCGAGTTCTATCAATGTGACGTCGATATCCTGGGCTCCCGCGAGATCGGAGCCGAAGCGGATTGCATGGCGGCGATTTTGAAAGTGTTCTCCAGTCTTCAGGTTGAAAATGTGGAACTTCATCTGAATGACCGCAGGTTGCTTGCCGCTCTTAAGGATTCTGATCTGTCAGAGGCGCAGTGGGCTGAGGCCCTGGTAACCCTGGATAAATTGGACAAGGTCGAGCGCGCGGGAGTTGAGGAAGAGTTAACTGCCAAGTTCGGTCGGGTGCCTGAGGGTATTCGTCTGGTTTTGGATGGAGCTTCACTGGAAAAACTGATGACCATCGAGAGTGAATCAGTATCTTCCTTGAAATCCCTTGTTGAAGTTTTAACTGCGGCTATTCCGGGTGCGAAAGTGCAATTCAATCCGTCTTTGGTGCGTGGGCAGGACTACTACACCGGTACAATCTTCGAATTAAGACATCCGGATCTTTCCGGGTCGTTGGGTGGTGGTGGCCGATACAACCGCCTGCTTGAAGTGTTCGGTGGTGAAGAGGTGCCGGCATTTGGTGGCAGCATTGGCTTTGAACGTTTGTTTTTATTGTTGCAAGAGAAGGCTGACAAGTTGAATGTCTCCTCCACACCTCACGTCTTTTTGCCACTGTTCAGCGCAGAGATGCGAGCACCGTTGATGAAGTTGGCTCTGGAGATGAGAGCCGCGGGCCTTCGCGTGGATATCTATCCTGATGCCGCGAAACTTAAGAATCAATTCAAATACGCGGATGATCGTAAAATCCCGTACACGGTGATTATCGGTGGAGATGAGTTGGCTTCCGGAGTAGTGAAATTAAAGTCCATGGCCGAAAGAAGTGAAGAAGCTGTACCGGTGAATGAATTGGTTCACCGGTTGGTGCAACTTTCGCTTAAGTCAAAGTAA
- a CDS encoding beta-sandwich domain-containing protein — MNRQKANRILMSLVLCQAPLMVQASSANYTSYQGGDQEAAILPQNQYEASARVDSVSRKNGGQLYRLDLVKPIPLTQIKAKPKAGKVKVIGVNLVTDKGERVIVKAFNNVTIADSDSVLASEILSLNENISSIEIQAEAMGGNANLDITAVSGQEAPKFGSREQENSCNKKFDAVLKEKLDTVQIWAGRAESSTQGSWQEKYATKEFNKYVAEFVATLKADKNQFASPDYMLTLVNFFVDRHNASRPESAADVGYKTMAVETFDTFLTAIQSDQACRPVTSDSLIKISLDFQKRQDANKPDSRARKLYDVAIGKIGKLIPGHYRKEIAAKNLNFRQADTEGYRNYKLFVTSKPESLMKNVYQEMAANAYSIAEQQLMVEVKSLNNEQTYQLIVEYQTKYNDPANFPQETMAKYLTILSEHSNFLKFHAVR; from the coding sequence ATGAATCGTCAAAAGGCGAATCGAATTTTAATGTCATTGGTGCTTTGTCAGGCGCCACTAATGGTGCAGGCAAGTTCTGCAAACTATACCTCTTATCAAGGCGGTGATCAGGAGGCGGCGATTTTGCCACAGAACCAATATGAAGCTTCGGCGCGTGTTGATTCTGTCAGTCGCAAAAATGGCGGACAACTGTATCGCCTGGATTTGGTTAAACCAATTCCATTGACTCAGATTAAAGCGAAGCCTAAGGCCGGCAAAGTTAAAGTTATCGGAGTCAACCTGGTGACAGATAAAGGTGAGCGCGTAATTGTGAAAGCGTTTAATAACGTGACAATCGCGGATTCTGATTCAGTTTTGGCATCTGAAATCCTAAGTCTGAACGAGAATATTTCTTCCATCGAAATCCAGGCAGAAGCAATGGGTGGGAATGCAAACCTGGACATTACAGCGGTTTCCGGTCAGGAAGCTCCAAAGTTTGGCTCTCGTGAACAGGAAAATTCATGCAATAAAAAGTTTGATGCTGTCCTGAAGGAAAAACTGGATACAGTTCAAATTTGGGCAGGCCGTGCAGAGAGCAGTACACAAGGTTCATGGCAGGAAAAATATGCGACGAAGGAATTCAACAAATATGTTGCTGAGTTCGTGGCAACTTTGAAGGCAGACAAAAATCAATTTGCGTCTCCGGACTATATGTTGACCCTGGTAAACTTCTTCGTGGATCGTCACAATGCAAGTCGTCCGGAAAGTGCAGCGGATGTGGGTTACAAAACAATGGCAGTGGAAACATTTGATACATTCCTGACTGCGATTCAAAGTGACCAGGCATGCCGTCCTGTGACCAGTGATTCTTTGATTAAAATCTCCCTTGATTTCCAAAAACGTCAGGACGCCAACAAGCCAGACAGCCGTGCCAGAAAACTTTATGATGTGGCCATCGGTAAAATCGGTAAGTTGATTCCAGGTCATTATCGTAAGGAGATCGCGGCTAAGAATCTGAATTTCCGCCAGGCTGACACTGAAGGCTACCGCAATTATAAACTTTTTGTGACTAGCAAGCCTGAAAGCCTGATGAAAAACGTATATCAGGAAATGGCAGCGAATGCGTACTCGATCGCTGAACAACAGTTGATGGTGGAAGTGAAATCGTTGAATAACGAACAAACTTACCAGCTGATCGTTGAGTATCAAACGAAGTACAACGATCCGGCAAACTTCCCGCAAGAAACAATGGCGA
- the cls gene encoding cardiolipin synthase, whose translation MLTWTFDFNFTSWVQWLIFIVDFIVRIWICARVIQRRLPASVAWAWLGLMVSLPIAGTILYWTFGEYRQGHRRMRRLRRVQNTLNTIAAAQPTDSILNEVHQGDLHHAYQALFGFAPKTGNNIELLKDSDIALSKLSEDIASAQQSIDIEFYIWSDGGRADNISAEIIAAAQRGVRCRILVDAIGSSKFIKGANYRKMKQAGVKMVVALPSGIFRSLIARPDLRMHRKLVVIDDEIGYVGSMNLADPLFFHRKSKAAPWIDALARIQGPAVEDLRTVFLSDWCVETGSDFAKELKKSRSPDHTHTKPAFIQCLPSGPAVKYSSIEQALLMAIASAHSEIVFTTPYFLPSESMLYALLAAARRGVRTVLIVPARIDSRISHWASRSFFEDLLAAGVQVALYKPGLLHTKSITIDEDVSLFGSVNLDPRSLRINFEITVAIYDKDFTQALRNLQDEYLNQSEYYTLEKHEERHSLEVWAGDLSRLVGPLL comes from the coding sequence ATGCTGACTTGGACTTTTGATTTCAATTTTACAAGCTGGGTGCAATGGCTGATTTTCATAGTCGACTTCATTGTGCGTATCTGGATTTGCGCCCGGGTCATTCAACGTCGCCTTCCAGCATCTGTTGCCTGGGCGTGGCTGGGCCTGATGGTCTCTTTGCCGATTGCCGGCACAATTCTGTATTGGACATTCGGAGAATATCGCCAGGGACATCGCCGCATGAGAAGACTGCGCCGGGTGCAGAACACACTGAATACAATTGCCGCGGCTCAACCGACTGATTCAATTCTAAATGAAGTTCACCAAGGGGACCTTCACCACGCCTATCAGGCCCTGTTTGGTTTCGCACCCAAAACCGGCAATAACATTGAGCTGCTTAAAGATTCAGATATAGCCCTCAGCAAACTTTCTGAAGATATCGCCTCCGCCCAACAAAGTATTGATATCGAATTTTATATCTGGAGTGATGGCGGCCGCGCTGACAATATTTCCGCTGAGATTATTGCAGCCGCTCAACGGGGCGTTCGCTGCCGGATCCTGGTGGATGCCATTGGCAGTTCCAAATTCATAAAGGGCGCCAACTACAGAAAAATGAAACAAGCTGGCGTTAAAATGGTGGTGGCACTGCCGTCAGGAATTTTTCGTTCCCTGATCGCACGTCCCGATCTGCGCATGCATCGCAAGCTTGTGGTTATCGACGACGAAATTGGTTACGTCGGCAGTATGAATCTTGCAGATCCCCTTTTCTTTCATCGAAAATCAAAGGCCGCCCCTTGGATTGATGCCCTGGCGCGAATTCAAGGACCTGCAGTCGAGGATTTGCGAACGGTCTTCCTAAGTGACTGGTGTGTGGAAACCGGCAGTGACTTTGCCAAAGAATTAAAAAAATCGCGTTCACCCGATCATACCCACACCAAGCCGGCATTCATTCAATGCCTGCCCTCCGGCCCCGCCGTCAAATATTCATCTATTGAACAGGCCCTGCTGATGGCCATTGCCTCGGCTCATTCGGAAATTGTTTTCACCACCCCCTACTTCCTGCCCAGCGAGTCCATGCTTTATGCATTGCTCGCGGCGGCACGCAGGGGCGTTCGCACGGTTCTGATTGTGCCAGCGCGTATCGACTCACGAATTTCCCACTGGGCCAGCCGGTCTTTCTTCGAAGATCTACTTGCCGCCGGTGTTCAGGTCGCACTTTACAAACCGGGTTTGCTGCACACTAAATCAATCACAATTGACGAAGATGTTTCTTTGTTTGGTTCGGTGAATCTGGATCCACGGAGCTTGCGTATTAACTTTGAAATTACCGTCGCCATCTACGACAAAGATTTCACGCAAGCACTGCGAAATCTACAGGATGAATATCTGAATCAATCCGAATATTACACTCTGGAAAAACACGAAGAACGTCACAGCTTGGAAGTATGGGCGGGTGATCTATCACGTTTGGTGGGACCGTTACTTTGA
- a CDS encoding YccF domain-containing protein — MNFILNTLWLFLGGWTTAISWFTSCLFMVITIVGIPWARAAFNIALLNLWPFGSKVADREHVRGQGDIGTGALGMIGNIIWFVLCGWWLALTHLLYAVLLGITIIGIPFAIQHLKLAGISLAPIGKAIVFK, encoded by the coding sequence ATGAACTTTATCTTAAATACTCTATGGCTCTTTTTAGGAGGATGGACGACCGCCATCTCTTGGTTCACCTCATGCTTATTCATGGTCATAACCATTGTTGGAATCCCTTGGGCTCGTGCGGCCTTCAATATTGCCTTGCTAAACCTCTGGCCCTTCGGGTCCAAGGTTGCAGACCGGGAACATGTTCGAGGACAAGGTGATATTGGCACCGGCGCCTTGGGAATGATTGGAAATATCATTTGGTTCGTTCTGTGCGGCTGGTGGCTGGCTCTGACCCATTTACTTTACGCCGTTTTACTTGGCATCACCATCATCGGTATTCCCTTCGCAATTCAGCATTTAAAACTCGCTGGAATTTCTCTTGCCCCCATTGGCAAAGCCATCGTCTTTAAATAG